The DNA sequence GATAAAGCCAGTCACTATAGCCAAAACAAAAGCTAAATGATGTTTTTTAAGCACATTTTTCATGTGAGAATAGAAACCATATATTATTTTTTACGAGCAATAATGACGATTCCCGTACCAAACGGAAGTGAAATAATAGGAATAAGAAGTGACTCGATAAAAACAGCGCCATAAAAAAGTCTGTTAAGCCAAGGGGACATATTGAAAGAACTAGATCCGCTAAAACCAAATATGCGGGTTATGGCTGCTGGAATAAATAATAAAGTATTCCAATAGCTCGAATATTCTATTTCAAATCCAGCGTTACTAAGAAGCTTTTGCATTCTTTTTCGTGTATACCTACGAAAATGATGGTATTCGATGTCATGGACACCCCAAAGCCACTGGTATGCCGGAACTGTGATGATGACTCGACCGTCTTTTACTAAATTAGTATATAGAGAAGCAACCAAGTTTTTATCGTCTTCCACATGCTCTACGACATCAAAAAGAGAGATCAAGGAAAATTTACTGGAAGATAAAGCTTCCTCACCTGTATTAAAAACTTTCTTATATCCACGACTTAAGCAAAAATTTCTAGCTTCACCGTCTAGTTCATATGCATTTACAATACCGTATCGACTCAACATATTGAACATACCGCCAAAACCAGATCCCCAATCAAGTATTAGTTCGTCTTTTTTATCATTTAGAAACTTTTCTAAAACATTTCTCACGACAGTTTCCCTGCCTCTATACCACCAAGAATCTTCCATGTCATGGAGTACTTTGTATGCCTCTTTTTTCATCGTTTATTCTTTATTAAGACGTATCCTGATTCTAATCATTGTAATAATAGCAGAAAATCCATCACGAACAAGATGCAACTTTGTTTTTCTATCTTTATACCGGAACTCTTCCCATAATACAGGTACCTCCAATATTCTGAGGCCATTCTTGCTAGATAAAGCCAGAAATTCCATATCAAAAAACCAAGAATTTTCTTTGCATTTTTTAAATATATCGATTCCTCTTCTATTCATTATTTTCAAACCACATTGAGTATCTTGGATATCCAAACCTAAAATTATCCTCTGAATAAAATTAAACACCTCAGAAGAAAGAGTGCGCAGAAAACTGCGATGGGTTTGGGTTTTATCCATCAAGCGCGAACCGATAACAATATCGCATTCCCCTTTTTTCAGAGCATCAAGCATCGTAAATATAGCCTCTGGATCAGCCGACAAATCAGCATCGATAAACCCAAAAAAATTAGCCTCCGACTCCATAGCCACGCTTCGTATAGCCACCCCTTTGCCTTTCTCTTTTATAGAGAAAACTTTTACTTTTGAGAAACCTGCATTTTTTACTTTTTCTGCAGTCTTATCAGTAGAAGCATTGTCGGCAACTACTATCTCCCAATCCAATTCATTTCCTATTTTAGAAAGAGCTTCCGAAAGGATTGTTAAAGTTTCCTCAATAATAGCCTCCTCATTATAAACTGGTACAACAATCGTTATTTTCATAGTATTATTCTACTTTGAATATTATAAACTCACTATTTTCAAATGCTCTGACCAAAAAAGCATACTTATCCAAATCCTTCCCAAAACTTTTACCCAAAATAACATAGTCTACCTGGTATGTCTTGAGTGTTTTCTCGAATCCTATGTTTTTGAATTTTAAAAATTTATCCATAATTCTTTTTATATCTGCTTCCGGCATGAGAGTATTTGCGGGGTATTTGCGGCCAGTTATAAGTTCCAAAATTTTCCTGCGGCTTTCTTTACTGCCATATGGGTCCAGGAATTTATTGCCGAGAACTATATTGTTATATTTTTTCACATACTCAGCATCGATATCACTCCAATAATTTTGAATGATCCATCTATTCTCCATCTCCTCATCGGAAAGGAGGTACATACTGGCATAGCCATTTGAATAATTATTGCCCCGTGTGTAAATGGGCACCAGCTCGGCTATATTCTCTCCCAAAGCATAAATTACTGCTTCTGTCTGAGTATTTTCATTAATCCAAGCAAAAACAGGGGCAAGCTTTTGCTCTTTGGCAATGTCAACGGGATTTATGATATGTCTGAAAGCGAGAAGAAAATCGTCTCTCTGTTTGTATATGATAGCCAAGAGGAAAGCTGAAATTAGTAAGGAAGCTGCTAGTTTTTTATAATTATATTTCAAAATTATAGCCAAAATTAAAAATGTGAGAAAAATGATTATGGGGTAATAATGGGAGGAAAATTGTAACACCCTACCAGTTATAACATTCTGCCAATTTGTAATTACTCCAGTAGAAATTAATGCATAACAAAAAAGAAGTTCTCTTTTTTCCTTAATATCCGAGCGGAAAATAAATAAGATGAAAAGGGTAAATAAAATAAGAGTCACATTTAAAAAAGTTCCTGGGTAATGCGTGAGTACTAAGCCTGTGCGCAAAGTTGCAGCATTAAAATGGGGGTTATTAGCTACTTTTAAGATATTTAATAGGTAAGGAAACAGTGAGATAACTGAAATTAGAGCAAAAATTCCACAGTTTTTAATCCAATAGACCCATTCCTTCTCTTTCAAAGCCATCATGAACAAACTTACTAAATATAAAACGAGGATGGTCGTCCAATAAAATGGATAGGTGTAAACGAGGAGACTAAATACTAAGCCCAGTAAAAGATTCAACCAAACTAACACTTTCAATTCATGTCTCTGGGAAATTATCTTCCAAACCAGGAAAACTGCCAGAGCAAAAAATACAAAACTAAATTGCGGGTTGATCGGTCGGTTGAAAGAAGAGAGAAAAATAAAGTAAAAAAGAAAAGAAGAAGAATTGGAAAGGATTTTATTTTTTGTGAGAGAGAAAAAGAGAGCATAAAGCATAATGACGCCAAAAAATGGCAGCAGGAAATCGTTCAGAACAGCCGCTGCGGGAACGGAGAGACCTAGTATCTTGGCTTCCCAGGCAGGTAAATTCTCGAAAAGTAGAGACTGTATGGGGAGATCGCCTTTATGTTCTTTGATAAAAGCATTACCGGAACTCCCATTCCCTTCGTAAACTTCTTTTGTAATACCAAGATAAAATGATTCATCACCACTAAACATAGGGTAGATACCACTGAAATCATCCCCCAATCTCATTATAGAAACTACACTTGGAAGAACTATCAAAAGCCCCACAATCAGGGCAGGTATGATGACAAACCAATGATTTTTTATTACCCCTTTTGCCCAATTTAAAATTGACATAAAAACAAAATGCTAGAGTAAATTTAACCTCAACATTATCATGTCCTTTATAGTGTTCAGAACTACTTTTGGTTTTGTACCACCTGCAATCCCGCTTCTCCTCTCATAATGGACCACCGGAAACTGTGCAATTTTATACCCCAATTTTTTGGCTTTTAGAATTAGCTCAGCATCTATAAAACCTCCTTTAGAACTACTGCATATATCTATCGAATCTAAAACACTTTTTTTAAAAATTTTCATGGAGCAATTAATGTCTTTAAAATTAACAAAAAATAAAATGTTTATTAAAAAGTTATGAAGATTAGATTGAAATACACGAAACTTTGATACTGCTTTTTTAATAGCGTATCCGGCTATAACATCGTTTGTCTTGAGTAAATTTAAATAAGGCTCAAAATCCCAAATATTATATTGATTATCACCATCTGTATACATAACATATTCATATCTTGCAGTATTAAATCCTTCTTTCATGGTAGCTGTGATTCCTTGATTTTTATTGTGATGAACAACTCTGATATGAGGAAATTTTGTCGCCAAGTCGTCTGCGACTTGTCCCGTACTGTCTGGACTACAATCTTCTATTATCACAATCTCAAATTTTTCCGTATTTTTTTCTAAAAAATTAAAAACTTGTGGAATCAATTCTGGTAGATTAAGTTCATCATGATAAGCTGGACAAAAAAATGATACTGACTTTAGCTTTTCATTTTTTTTAGAAGCTTGTTCCATATAATTCAAAAGAGTGTGCTAACTGTTATTTATTTTCAAAAGATCCTTGTAATAAGCTTCCCCTTCCCATTCTTTGACCTTTTTCTCCGGATATTTGTATTCAGCATTATTTTCGCAAACAAAATAAAGATGCGGCGCAAGCCTAGCAATGATTCTATCTAGCAAAGGAGATTTGAAGATGTAAGGCCGAGCAAATTTTACCTTCCAGCCAGCTCTTTCGATAGTTAATTTCAAACTGTGGTAATTAAAAAAATTTATGTGGTTGGAAGCAAGCATTCCCCTCCAAAATTTAAGATGGGTAAGAAAATAAAACATCGGGATCACCGGCACTCCAAGTATTAGACTAGTGTTTGAGCTCGACAGAGTTTTTAATTTAACTAAAAAAGCATGGGGCGAAAGTAGATGTTCAAACAAATTATTGGCCCAAACGACATCAAATTTAGTTTCTATATTTAGTTTAACTATTTCTTCAGCGTTACCTTTTATTATATTAAGCTGATTCCTAGAGCCAAAAGAAACTTCCTCAGAAGTAGAAGTGACACCCATACTACCCGGGCCAAAATGTCGCAGATACTGCCCGAAACCGCAACCTATATCTAAAACCTGCTTTTGCCTTAAATTATGCTGATTTAAAATATTACCAAAAGTTATCGAGCCTTTAACTGTATCGAACATTGCTTTGATTGAGTCGCTTTCCATAATTTAAAGTTATTTGATCAAAAAAATATTGTAACCGCTGACCTGATTACTCTTGGACTTACCTGTTAGCTTATCGACCAAGCGTGCCAACTTCAGAAAAATATCATATTTACAGAGTGGCGACAATTTGATCCACGTTTCCACTGCCCCCCGAAGAGGCTCGATTTCTATTGTTTGAAAACCTTTAAACATGAACCTAATGGCATCTTTGGTAAATCGCCAATAATCACCGTAGTTACCCTCTTCAATATGATAGTAGTAAAGAAAAGGCACGTAGACGAAGGCATAGCCGCCAGGCTTCAAAACTCTTTTTATTTCAATAGCAGCTTGTATCGGATTTTCCACGTGCTCAAGCACTGCGGCACAAATAATAGCGTCAAAGGAAACATCAGCAAAAGGCATTTTATGAATATCGCCGACAATATCAGGATTATATTTGGCGACATAATCCATTATTTTATAATCGACATTTTTTAAGTAAGGAATGATCCACGCTCTATCCGGATCAAACCGATTGTTCCTTTTTAGATCAATCCGCAAACCACCTCCAATATCAAGAATAGTCTT is a window from the Candidatus Paceibacterota bacterium genome containing:
- a CDS encoding class I SAM-dependent methyltransferase; the protein is MKKEAYKVLHDMEDSWWYRGRETVVRNVLEKFLNDKKDELILDWGSGFGGMFNMLSRYGIVNAYELDGEARNFCLSRGYKKVFNTGEEALSSSKFSLISLFDVVEHVEDDKNLVASLYTNLVKDGRVIITVPAYQWLWGVHDIEYHHFRRYTRKRMQKLLSNAGFEIEYSSYWNTLLFIPAAITRIFGFSGSSSFNMSPWLNRLFYGAVFIESLLIPIISLPFGTGIVIIARKK
- a CDS encoding glycosyltransferase; the protein is MKITIVVPVYNEEAIIEETLTILSEALSKIGNELDWEIVVADNASTDKTAEKVKNAGFSKVKVFSIKEKGKGVAIRSVAMESEANFFGFIDADLSADPEAIFTMLDALKKGECDIVIGSRLMDKTQTHRSFLRTLSSEVFNFIQRIILGLDIQDTQCGLKIMNRRGIDIFKKCKENSWFFDMEFLALSSKNGLRILEVPVLWEEFRYKDRKTKLHLVRDGFSAIITMIRIRIRLNKE
- a CDS encoding glycosyltransferase family 2 protein: MEQASKKNEKLKSVSFFCPAYHDELNLPELIPQVFNFLEKNTEKFEIVIIEDCSPDSTGQVADDLATKFPHIRVVHHNKNQGITATMKEGFNTARYEYVMYTDGDNQYNIWDFEPYLNLLKTNDVIAGYAIKKAVSKFRVFQSNLHNFLINILFFVNFKDINCSMKIFKKSVLDSIDICSSSKGGFIDAELILKAKKLGYKIAQFPVVHYERRSGIAGGTKPKVVLNTIKDMIMLRLNLL
- a CDS encoding methyltransferase domain-containing protein, yielding MESDSIKAMFDTVKGSITFGNILNQHNLRQKQVLDIGCGFGQYLRHFGPGSMGVTSTSEEVSFGSRNQLNIIKGNAEEIVKLNIETKFDVVWANNLFEHLLSPHAFLVKLKTLSSSNTSLILGVPVIPMFYFLTHLKFWRGMLASNHINFFNYHSLKLTIERAGWKVKFARPYIFKSPLLDRIIARLAPHLYFVCENNAEYKYPEKKVKEWEGEAYYKDLLKINNS
- a CDS encoding class I SAM-dependent methyltransferase, with the protein product MTKWDLFFKEKITKIFTEKKTILDIGGGLRIDLKRNNRFDPDRAWIIPYLKNVDYKIMDYVAKYNPDIVGDIHKMPFADVSFDAIICAAVLEHVENPIQAAIEIKRVLKPGGYAFVYVPFLYYYHIEEGNYGDYWRFTKDAIRFMFKGFQTIEIEPLRGAVETWIKLSPLCKYDIFLKLARLVDKLTGKSKSNQVSGYNIFLIK